The Eriocheir sinensis breed Jianghai 21 chromosome 24, ASM2467909v1, whole genome shotgun sequence genome contains a region encoding:
- the LOC127002931 gene encoding uncharacterized protein LOC127002931, which produces MCVSEFFFLRSLPSFLSSFVRSFVRSLVPSFFLFVLSFYICKLVSFSFFFFLSFLPFFLPSFLPSFLHFFLPPSFPSFLPSFFPSKLSSFFPSVLPSFLPSFQEEKDLGVTISSDLKHANHCKKAYNKANTMLGFIARNFECKTPDVMLSLYNSMVRPHLEYAVQFWTPYYRKDIALLERIQRRATKMIPTFRAQPYEERLKRLNLFTLEKRRLRGDMIQVFKYLKKFNNVDYSKFFELQTNLRTRNNGLPIQSSRCNTDIGRSFFSNRVIRHWNNLPSEVINANTINSFKYRIDRHFAASGVN; this is translated from the coding sequence ATGTGTGTGTCTGAGTTTTTCTTTCttcgctctcttccttccttcctctcttctttcgttcgttcgttcgttcgttcgttggttccttctttctttcttttcgttctttctttctatatttgtaagttagtttctttttctttctttttctttctttcctttcttccatttttccttccttccttccttccatccttccttcatttcttcctccctccctccttcccctcctttcttccttccttctttccttccaaactttcttccttctttccttccgtcctaccttccttccttccttccttccaggaggaaaaggatcttggagtcactatcagcagtgacctgaaacacgcgaatcactgtaaaaaagcatacaacaaggccaacactatgctcgggttcatagcgaggaacttcgagtgtaaaacgccagacgtgatgctatccttgtataattccatggtaagaccgcacctcgagtatgcagtacagttctggactccttattacagaaaggacattgctttactggaaaggattcaacgacgcgccacaaagatgattccaaccttcagggctcaaccgtacgaggaacgactcaagcgactcaatctctttacattggagaaaagacgcctacgaggggatatgattcaagtcttcaagtatctgaaaaaattcaataacgtcgattactccaaattctttgaactgcaaaccaacctaagaactagaaataacggtttacccattcagtcgagtcgatgtaacacagacatcggaaggagtttcttttcaaaccgagtcatccgtcactggaacaatcttccttcagaagtaataaatgcgaataccatcaactccttcaaatatagaatcgaccgtcacttcgctgcgtcgggagtaaactga